A single bacterium DNA region contains:
- a CDS encoding AAA family ATPase: MGVSQSMFLRIGVYGYPGSGKTFTSMTWPAPLLINPLAEGGHNTARHPDGSFIVQPVVIGSTHAAFLRDVPGSVSIKVELEQWIEYIYRAALMKQCPWQTIVLGGFSDIATMIYEQAEKEAQDAQKRRGGKEDKHRAWGDVLAWYNRTVHMLFSLPLHVIIEMGCKVTMDKDNRDQVATVEPDLSGRGGKLVLPRELDMLIYTERNGSTFFTHFAPRVSKPVFYMKAPRFLAMTFQQPVQDCSYDIFAQALGLRPIWVCDPGHPRCQQGRWPWPVPWHV; the protein is encoded by the coding sequence ATGGGCGTATCGCAGTCAATGTTTTTGCGGATTGGAGTCTACGGCTACCCTGGCAGTGGCAAGACCTTCACGTCGATGACCTGGCCGGCGCCGCTTCTGATCAACCCACTCGCCGAGGGCGGGCACAACACCGCGCGTCACCCAGATGGCAGCTTCATCGTGCAGCCGGTCGTCATCGGTTCGACGCACGCCGCGTTCCTGCGGGACGTGCCCGGTTCGGTGTCGATCAAGGTCGAGCTGGAGCAGTGGATCGAGTACATCTACCGCGCCGCGCTCATGAAGCAGTGCCCTTGGCAGACGATCGTCCTGGGCGGCTTCTCGGATATTGCGACCATGATCTACGAGCAGGCCGAGAAGGAAGCGCAGGACGCGCAGAAGCGGCGCGGTGGCAAGGAAGACAAGCACCGCGCGTGGGGCGATGTGCTCGCGTGGTACAACCGCACCGTCCACATGCTCTTCAGCTTGCCGCTTCACGTCATCATCGAGATGGGCTGCAAGGTGACGATGGACAAGGACAACCGAGATCAGGTCGCGACCGTCGAGCCTGACCTCTCCGGCCGCGGCGGCAAGCTCGTGCTCCCTCGCGAGCTCGACATGCTCATCTACACCGAGCGCAACGGCTCCACGTTCTTCACTCACTTCGCTCCGCGAGTCTCGAAGCCGGTCTTCTACATGAAGGCGCCGCGCTTCCTCGCGATGACCTTCCAGCAGCCCGTGCAGGACTGCAGCTACGATATTTTCGCGCAGGCCTTGGGCCTGCGACCGATATGGGTGTGTGATCCTGGGCACCCGCGGTGCCAGCAAGGTCGCTGGCCCTGGCCCG
- the thyX gene encoding FAD-dependent thymidylate synthase has protein sequence MKIIKASFEILQFPEKPLEAIEQAARICYKSEDRIEPGSAERLVRYLLERGHEAVIELGGMAVVKIISDRGVSHELVRHRLCSFAQESTRYCNYSKGKFGEEITVIDPWLGEARRGHARVIDLWIKAMHDAELKYLQLVRRGVPAEIARGVLPQSLKAEIVVGANMREWRHIFKLRTSGRAHPQMREVMVPLLVEFKRRTPILFDDIEVSI, from the coding sequence ATGAAGATTATCAAGGCCAGTTTCGAGATCCTGCAGTTCCCTGAGAAACCGCTCGAAGCAATCGAGCAGGCGGCGCGGATCTGCTACAAGTCCGAGGACAGGATCGAGCCTGGTTCGGCCGAGCGCCTTGTGCGGTACCTCCTCGAGCGAGGCCACGAGGCGGTGATCGAGCTCGGCGGCATGGCCGTTGTGAAGATTATCTCCGATCGCGGCGTGTCGCATGAACTCGTGCGGCATCGGCTCTGCTCGTTCGCGCAGGAGTCGACGCGCTACTGCAACTATAGCAAGGGCAAGTTCGGTGAGGAGATCACGGTTATCGACCCTTGGCTTGGGGAAGCGCGACGCGGGCACGCTCGTGTGATCGACCTGTGGATCAAAGCGATGCACGATGCGGAGCTGAAGTATCTGCAACTCGTGCGGCGTGGTGTTCCCGCTGAGATCGCCCGCGGTGTGCTGCCGCAGTCGCTCAAGGCCGAGATAGTGGTGGGCGCGAACATGCGCGAGTGGCGGCACATCTTCAAGCTCCGGACTTCGGGGCGGGCGCACCCACAGATGCGCGAGGTCATGGTGCCGCTGCTCGTCGAGTTCAAGCGCCGAACGCCGATCTTGTTCGATGATATCGAGGTCTCGATATGA